The Brachyspira hyodysenteriae ATCC 27164 genome includes a window with the following:
- the acpP gene encoding acyl carrier protein gives MALIDEIKDVVANQLNISDKSKITDTASFVDDLNADSLDLVELIMELEKRYEIKIPQEDQEKIKNVADAAKYIEEHKK, from the coding sequence ATGGCATTAATCGATGAAATTAAAGATGTTGTTGCTAATCAATTAAACATCTCAGACAAAAGTAAAATCACTGATACAGCTTCTTTCGTAGATGATTTAAACGCTGATTCACTTGATTTAGTAGAATTAATCATGGAATTAGAAAAACGTTATGAAATCAAAATTCCTCAAGAAGATCAAGAAAAAATCAAAAATGTAGCTGATGCTGCTAAATACATTGAAGAACATAAAAAATAA
- a CDS encoding preprotein translocase subunit SecG, with amino-acid sequence MNALLTLGIIVYSIICVLLILIIIIQGGKAEGLFSSAQANVLGSQRGNALSKATTFLSTIFVVGALLISVAISTQKTAFENVTNTPANTTTTQQQQPAAPLTAPTNTAAPIENTNTVSNQ; translated from the coding sequence ATGAACGCTTTACTAACTTTAGGAATCATAGTTTATTCTATAATATGTGTATTATTAATATTGATAATCATTATACAAGGCGGTAAAGCAGAAGGTTTATTTTCAAGTGCTCAGGCTAATGTTTTGGGCAGTCAAAGAGGAAATGCTTTAAGCAAGGCTACTACTTTTCTTTCTACTATATTTGTAGTAGGAGCATTGCTTATATCTGTTGCTATAAGTACTCAGAAAACTGCTTTTGAAAATGTTACAAATACTCCAGCAAATACTACTACTACTCAGCAACAGCAGCCTGCAGCTCCATTAACAGCTCCTACTAATACTGCTGCTCCTATAGAAAATACAAATACTGTTTCTAATCAATAA
- the fabG gene encoding 3-oxoacyl-[acyl-carrier-protein] reductase, which produces MDLNLKNKTAIVTGSSRGIGKKIAETLAKEGVNVVITATNFEKASQVAEEIKSSFNVETLALQHDAKSSESCKEVIAKTIEKFGSIDILVNNAGITKDMLVLQMEDNAWNDVISTNLSGTFYMSREAAKSMLRARKGKIINISSVIGKMGNAGQVNYSAAKAGIIGMTKSMAKEFAPRNICVNAIAPGFIQTDMTGVLPEDTVKGIMSITPLKRLGTPEDVSNLVLFLASDMSSYITGEVIAVDGGMSM; this is translated from the coding sequence ATGGACTTAAATCTTAAAAATAAAACAGCTATAGTAACAGGTTCAAGCAGAGGAATAGGAAAGAAAATAGCAGAAACTCTTGCTAAAGAAGGAGTTAATGTTGTAATCACTGCTACAAACTTTGAAAAAGCCTCTCAAGTTGCTGAAGAAATAAAATCATCTTTCAATGTAGAAACCTTAGCATTACAGCATGATGCAAAATCAAGCGAATCATGCAAAGAAGTAATTGCTAAAACAATAGAAAAATTTGGTTCTATAGATATACTTGTAAATAATGCAGGTATTACTAAAGATATGTTAGTTCTACAAATGGAAGATAATGCTTGGAATGATGTAATATCAACAAATCTTTCAGGTACTTTCTATATGTCTAGAGAAGCAGCTAAATCTATGCTTAGAGCAAGAAAAGGCAAAATAATAAATATATCAAGCGTTATTGGAAAAATGGGAAATGCCGGACAGGTTAATTATTCTGCTGCTAAGGCTGGTATTATAGGAATGACAAAATCTATGGCTAAAGAATTTGCACCTAGAAATATATGTGTAAATGCAATTGCTCCAGGATTCATACAAACTGATATGACAGGAGTTTTACCTGAAGATACAGTAAAAGGAATTATGAGCATTACACCATTAAAAAGATTAGGTACTCCTGAAGATGTATCTAACTTAGTATTATTTTTAGCCTCAGATATGAGCAGTTATATCACAGGAGAAGTAATAGCTGTTGACGGCGGAATGTCAATGTAA
- a CDS encoding NAD(P)H-hydrate dehydratase, whose translation MKVVTTEDIINIDKKTIEKIPSILLMEHVASEIFYLLVKRHRKLLYTKTVYIFSSVGGNGGDGLAIARYLIKNGYDVKIYITGNLDRVNKDTYSNFNILKSMNIDINYLGSEEDAVSAAENIERKSIVLDSLFGTGGNRPLEGIQKALIDSLNKLDVLRIAIDIPSGLVSKINDNDNVYTCFKAHETYTICFAKDIFFLYRTREYIGKLFIIKSIFPDEILDNWGYKAKLIDYNEKININRNSLYSKREQGMLAIVAGSDNYIGAAVLAVNAAYRLGVGYIRLYVPKGIIKNIRDAIMPSMPEIVIIGVGEENQKFFTENDIEIVNDINKSDACIIGSGIGRDMSTEIFVNTILKQINIPTVIDADALYLMFESTLNELNNNFIITPHIYEFEKLTQINHIEVLENPYQALLIYREKTNASIVLKDAVSFLMYENDIYINYNPRESMGKAGMGDVFAGFIGALLARKLNILDASKLALIIQAKSFNILSKKFGNDYIQPKDLANISYKILKRI comes from the coding sequence ATGAAAGTTGTAACTACAGAGGATATAATTAATATAGATAAAAAAACAATAGAAAAAATTCCTTCCATACTTCTTATGGAGCATGTTGCTAGTGAAATTTTCTATCTGCTTGTTAAAAGACATAGAAAATTATTATATACAAAAACTGTTTATATTTTCTCATCTGTCGGAGGAAATGGAGGAGACGGACTTGCTATAGCTAGATATTTAATAAAAAATGGCTATGATGTAAAAATATATATCACAGGAAATCTTGACAGAGTTAATAAAGATACATACTCTAACTTTAATATATTAAAATCTATGAATATAGATATTAATTATTTAGGAAGCGAAGAAGATGCCGTATCAGCTGCAGAAAATATAGAAAGAAAATCAATAGTATTAGATTCATTATTTGGTACAGGCGGAAACAGACCTTTAGAAGGAATACAAAAAGCTCTTATAGATAGTTTGAATAAATTAGATGTTCTTAGAATAGCAATAGATATACCTTCAGGATTAGTTTCAAAAATAAATGATAATGACAATGTATATACTTGTTTTAAAGCACATGAAACATATACTATATGCTTCGCTAAAGATATATTCTTTTTATACAGAACAAGAGAATATATAGGAAAATTATTCATAATAAAATCAATATTCCCAGATGAAATATTAGATAATTGGGGATATAAAGCTAAACTTATAGATTATAATGAAAAAATAAATATAAATAGAAACTCTCTATACAGCAAAAGAGAACAAGGAATGCTTGCTATAGTAGCAGGAAGTGATAATTACATAGGGGCTGCTGTTCTAGCTGTAAATGCTGCTTATAGATTGGGTGTAGGATACATAAGATTATATGTACCTAAAGGCATAATAAAAAATATAAGAGACGCCATAATGCCTTCTATGCCTGAAATTGTTATTATAGGAGTTGGAGAAGAAAATCAAAAATTCTTCACAGAAAATGACATTGAAATAGTAAATGATATTAATAAAAGCGATGCTTGTATAATAGGTTCTGGTATAGGCAGAGATATGTCTACAGAAATTTTTGTAAATACTATATTAAAGCAAATAAATATACCTACTGTTATTGATGCTGATGCTTTATATTTAATGTTTGAAAGCACTCTTAATGAACTTAATAATAATTTTATAATCACTCCTCATATATATGAATTTGAAAAACTTACACAGATAAATCATATAGAGGTTTTAGAAAATCCTTATCAGGCATTATTAATATACAGAGAAAAAACTAATGCCTCAATAGTATTAAAAGATGCTGTAAGTTTCCTAATGTATGAAAATGATATATATATAAATTATAACCCTAGAGAATCTATGGGAAAAGCAGGTATGGGTGATGTTTTTGCTGGATTTATAGGTGCTTTGCTCGCTAGAAAACTAAATATATTAGATGCTTCAAAACTAGCATTGATAATACAGGCTAAATCTTTTAATATATTATCAAAAAAATTCGGAAATGATTATATTCAGCCTAAAGATTTGGCAAATATTTCATATAAAATACTAAAAAGGATATAA
- a CDS encoding cyclic nucleotide-binding domain-containing protein has product MNKYSNLNFKKSSIIFIKDQSPKNTFYIITKGKAISYGALNYSVEFKKGDILGLINTVLNEPYFYNIKALEDMEVMELNLNEIINTKNKDLTVKIYKYLNASLETWLGRYYLLISESKEIIKGKTKEEILNMAHVYRKNGFDHAAYKLYNEYLKRFPDDDDENINDIKEELSNIEPIDEPLEKKDNVFHYKKGYCLYTELEGSDKLYIIKSGKIGIYNVVNLHQITRSIYSKNNIIDGYNPVLEYQPLSTSAIVLEDSVIKVLKKEELLSIIENDNSIKLYYIKMLSMKIRNTILKIIAINTDDISAKLLITLYYIVKTEKLPKNIDYMNLPYKINDIKTILNLKNDEIIKKELNKIKAISISDDDHINVTDIKSFMIEYKNAINRVTNMYHHT; this is encoded by the coding sequence ATGAACAAATATAGTAATTTAAATTTTAAAAAATCATCTATAATTTTTATAAAAGACCAAAGTCCCAAAAATACTTTTTATATAATAACAAAAGGTAAAGCTATATCTTATGGAGCTTTAAATTATAGTGTAGAGTTCAAAAAAGGTGATATATTAGGTTTAATAAATACTGTACTCAATGAACCTTACTTCTATAATATTAAAGCATTGGAAGATATGGAAGTTATGGAATTAAATTTAAATGAAATAATTAATACAAAAAATAAAGATTTAACAGTAAAAATATATAAATATTTAAATGCATCATTAGAAACTTGGCTTGGAAGATATTATTTACTAATATCAGAAAGTAAAGAGATTATTAAAGGAAAAACAAAAGAAGAAATACTTAATATGGCACATGTTTACAGAAAAAACGGATTTGATCATGCGGCATATAAACTATATAATGAATACCTAAAAAGATTTCCAGATGATGATGATGAAAATATTAATGATATAAAAGAAGAATTATCCAATATAGAACCTATTGATGAACCTTTAGAAAAAAAAGACAATGTATTTCATTATAAAAAAGGATATTGTTTATATACAGAATTAGAAGGAAGCGATAAATTATATATAATAAAATCCGGAAAAATAGGTATATATAATGTTGTCAATCTACATCAAATCACAAGAAGTATATACTCTAAAAATAATATAATAGATGGATATAATCCTGTTTTGGAATATCAGCCTTTATCCACTTCTGCAATTGTACTTGAAGACTCTGTAATAAAAGTTTTAAAAAAGGAAGAATTATTAAGTATAATAGAAAATGATAATTCTATAAAACTTTATTATATAAAAATGTTAAGCATGAAGATTAGAAATACAATATTAAAAATAATAGCAATTAATACAGATGATATATCTGCCAAATTATTAATAACATTATATTATATTGTTAAAACAGAGAAATTACCTAAAAATATTGATTATATGAACCTGCCGTATAAAATAAATGATATAAAAACTATACTGAATCTGAAGAATGATGAAATTATAAAGAAAGAATTAAATAAAATAAAAGCAATATCAATATCAGATGATGACCATATAAATGTAACAGATATAAAAAGCTTTATGATAGAATATAAAAATGCTATTAACAGAGTAACAAACATGTATCATCATACATAA
- the fabF gene encoding beta-ketoacyl-ACP synthase II, which produces MSERRVVITGLGIVSSLGNDVKTFWDNLLNGVSGIKTLSKYFDPEKEQLITKIGAEALPVEGDYYSDKKMLRRLDPFINFGIYAAHHAFKQAGIEPKTGFDPLRAGCVLGSGIGGMTTLLSNHQVLLNDGPGRVSPFFVPMQIINMTPGLISMEYGMNGPNYSTVTACASSNHSIGLGYKHIKDNEADIMVVGGSEATINPLTIAGFNNARALSTRNDDPAKASRPFDKGRDGFVIAEGAGILILEEYEHAKKRNANILAEVCGYGFTADANHITAPLEDGAMGARAMSLAIESAKISPDKISYVNTHGTSTPVGDIAEIKAIKKALGEDHAKKIKINSTKSMTGHALGAAGGIEAIATIMSMIEGKVHPTINVEEQDPQCDLDVVANTAQDYKIEYAISNSFGFGGHNASIVFKRI; this is translated from the coding sequence ATGAGTGAACGTAGAGTTGTAATTACGGGGCTTGGAATAGTAAGTTCGCTAGGAAATGATGTAAAAACATTTTGGGATAATTTGCTTAATGGTGTTTCAGGTATCAAAACATTAAGTAAATATTTCGATCCTGAAAAAGAGCAGCTTATTACCAAAATCGGTGCTGAAGCTTTACCAGTTGAGGGCGACTATTATTCTGATAAAAAAATGTTAAGAAGATTAGACCCTTTTATTAATTTTGGAATATATGCCGCTCATCATGCATTTAAGCAGGCTGGTATAGAACCGAAAACAGGCTTTGATCCTTTAAGAGCCGGTTGTGTTCTTGGTAGCGGTATTGGCGGTATGACTACTCTTTTATCTAACCATCAAGTTTTACTTAATGACGGACCTGGCAGAGTATCACCTTTCTTTGTACCTATGCAAATAATCAATATGACACCTGGTTTAATATCTATGGAATATGGTATGAACGGACCTAACTACAGTACAGTTACTGCATGTGCTTCTTCAAACCACTCTATAGGTTTAGGTTATAAACATATTAAAGATAATGAAGCTGATATTATGGTAGTTGGAGGTTCTGAAGCTACTATAAATCCTCTTACTATAGCTGGTTTCAATAATGCTAGAGCTTTATCTACTAGAAATGATGATCCTGCTAAAGCATCAAGACCTTTTGATAAAGGAAGAGACGGATTTGTTATAGCTGAAGGTGCTGGTATATTAATACTTGAAGAGTATGAACATGCTAAGAAAAGAAATGCTAATATACTTGCTGAAGTTTGCGGTTATGGATTTACTGCAGATGCTAATCATATCACTGCACCTTTAGAGGATGGTGCTATGGGAGCAAGAGCTATGTCTTTAGCTATTGAAAGTGCTAAGATTTCACCTGATAAAATCAGCTATGTTAATACTCATGGTACTTCTACTCCTGTTGGAGATATTGCTGAAATCAAAGCTATTAAAAAGGCTTTAGGCGAAGATCATGCTAAAAAAATAAAAATTAATTCAACAAAATCTATGACAGGACATGCTTTAGGAGCTGCAGGCGGTATAGAAGCTATTGCCACTATTATGAGTATGATTGAAGGTAAAGTTCACCCTACTATCAATGTAGAAGAACAAGATCCTCAATGTGATTTAGATGTTGTTGCTAACACTGCTCAGGATTATAAAATAGAATATGCTATAAGCAATTCTTTTGGATTCGGCGGTCATAATGCTTCTATAGTATTCAAAAGAATATAA
- a CDS encoding LysM peptidoglycan-binding domain-containing protein, whose protein sequence is MLGTNNKLLENISSEFNIENDEAENIIQKLFSKITSSILDKNRFYIYKVGILSLDQNNNITLNTEDENFDESLESLNVTNNNIKNIFLEKSIYKSICKNIADILKEEDIYIKNFGTFSKNNFEADSYLKNKIKELDNNEITEDILDELDSQIKNKKINYQDEKEEIEEIVEVTDEENKEEENKSIDNNVVGNIWKNYNSIDLNSMIKNLNEKEDKKNDSEETVVEKKEEKEEKDNISDNKNNGYPEMKEYSKEELLDINHFDKEDLESNISVNNEEDKKETENILLEANIQKELLNNKETLNTNIKKSGKNTMDKNNVKRKNVLLVGIIRVIIIIIVIFIIGIASSIYYNSNKIISSNRIENRKLYDIVNEYFNEIDSANLSYVTSKDMYYWDIAKTLYGDATYWPLIYAYNNDKFKISNVIRKGSTISYRNIPDFYSIREIRYLNNTLSKSYIYVYPILTNDNKYNHALWALKLSAYYDLNVFKNNSNIIPEETYTEILNNNNTITTTYNELIKYGQLNENMVLSLFDIIKETLGIKK, encoded by the coding sequence ATGTTAGGAACTAATAATAAATTGCTAGAAAATATATCAAGTGAATTCAATATAGAAAATGATGAAGCTGAAAACATCATTCAAAAATTATTCTCAAAAATAACATCATCTATTCTAGATAAAAACAGATTCTATATTTATAAAGTTGGTATTTTAAGCTTAGATCAAAACAACAATATTACATTGAATACTGAAGATGAAAATTTTGATGAATCATTAGAATCTCTTAATGTTACAAATAATAATATAAAAAATATTTTTTTGGAAAAATCAATATATAAAAGCATATGTAAAAATATAGCAGATATATTAAAAGAAGAAGATATATATATAAAAAATTTCGGAACTTTTTCAAAGAATAATTTTGAAGCAGATAGTTATCTAAAAAATAAAATAAAAGAATTAGATAATAATGAAATAACAGAAGATATATTGGATGAATTGGATTCTCAAATAAAAAATAAAAAAATTAATTATCAAGATGAAAAAGAAGAAATTGAAGAAATAGTTGAAGTTACTGATGAAGAAAATAAAGAAGAAGAAAATAAATCTATAGATAACAATGTTGTAGGAAACATATGGAAAAATTATAATTCAATAGATTTAAATAGTATGATAAAAAATTTAAATGAAAAAGAAGATAAGAAAAACGACTCAGAAGAAACAGTAGTAGAAAAAAAAGAAGAGAAAGAAGAAAAAGATAATATATCCGATAATAAAAATAACGGTTATCCTGAAATGAAGGAATATTCTAAAGAAGAATTATTAGATATTAATCATTTTGATAAGGAAGATTTAGAATCTAACATTTCCGTTAATAATGAGGAGGATAAAAAAGAAACAGAAAATATATTATTAGAAGCAAATATACAGAAAGAATTATTAAATAATAAAGAAACACTAAACACTAATATTAAAAAATCAGGAAAGAACACTATGGATAAAAACAATGTAAAAAGAAAAAATGTATTACTTGTAGGTATTATAAGAGTAATTATAATAATAATAGTAATATTTATAATTGGAATAGCATCATCAATATACTATAACAGCAATAAAATAATATCAAGTAATCGTATAGAAAATAGAAAGCTTTATGATATAGTTAATGAATATTTCAATGAAATAGATTCTGCCAACTTATCATATGTTACTTCAAAAGATATGTATTATTGGGATATAGCAAAAACTTTATACGGAGATGCTACATATTGGCCTTTAATATATGCTTATAATAATGATAAATTCAAAATAAGCAATGTTATAAGAAAAGGAAGTACTATATCATATAGAAATATTCCAGATTTTTACTCTATAAGAGAGATAAGATACTTAAATAATACATTGTCAAAATCTTATATATATGTTTATCCTATATTAACAAATGATAATAAATATAATCATGCTTTATGGGCTTTAAAATTGTCTGCATATTATGATTTGAATGTATTTAAAAACAATTCAAATATAATACCAGAAGAAACATATACAGAAATATTAAATAATAATAATACAATAACTACTACATATAATGAGCTTATAAAATACGGTCAATTAAATGAAAATATGGTTTTATCATTATTTGATATAATAAAGGAAACATTAGGAATAAAAAAATGA
- a CDS encoding YczE/YyaS/YitT family protein yields MKKEIFKNHFIERCIIFLIGLYMMSLGIAFSIKASLGTSPISSVPYVTSYISGLSVGETTIIINILFIILQIVILRKEYDLFQLFQIPALILFGIMIDFSQYLIKDIAYTNYFQQWILCIIGILLVGLGVSIEVMAKLVTTPGEGLVLAISKIFNLKFGNTKIAFDVTLVLISLTTILIYLGHLEGVREGTIIAAIFVGFIAKLASKPLKVLEDKYLIEKSV; encoded by the coding sequence ATGAAAAAAGAAATTTTTAAAAATCATTTTATTGAGAGATGTATTATATTTTTGATAGGGCTTTATATGATGTCTTTGGGAATAGCATTTTCAATTAAAGCATCATTAGGTACTTCTCCAATTTCAAGCGTACCTTATGTTACAAGCTATATATCAGGACTTTCTGTTGGAGAAACTACAATTATTATTAATATTTTATTTATAATATTGCAAATAGTTATTTTAAGAAAGGAATATGATTTATTTCAGCTTTTTCAAATACCTGCTCTTATTTTATTTGGTATAATGATAGATTTTTCTCAATATTTAATAAAAGACATAGCATATACAAATTATTTTCAGCAATGGATTTTATGTATTATAGGTATATTATTGGTTGGTTTGGGAGTAAGTATAGAGGTTATGGCAAAATTGGTTACTACTCCAGGTGAAGGTTTGGTGCTTGCTATATCTAAAATATTTAATCTTAAATTTGGAAATACAAAAATAGCTTTTGATGTTACATTAGTATTAATTTCTTTAACTACTATTTTAATATATTTAGGACATTTAGAAGGGGTTAGGGAAGGTACTATAATAGCAGCAATCTTTGTAGGTTTTATAGCGAAATTAGCCAGCAAGCCTTTGAAAGTTTTGGAAGATAAATATTTAATTGAAAAAAGTGTTTAA
- a CDS encoding MarR family winged helix-turn-helix transcriptional regulator, with amino-acid sequence MKTNSIFARRVMHEANKIGLTSGQPKVLYFLSKFKEADQKTIANYLEIEQTTVGSILLGMEKSGLIERKQHEGNRRSLYVSLTEKGKEYSKCMLEIFDRIENKAIKNIPKDKQEELKSLLIEISKSLTDNGVE; translated from the coding sequence ATGAAAACTAATTCTATATTTGCACGTAGAGTAATGCATGAGGCAAATAAAATAGGACTTACATCGGGACAGCCTAAAGTCTTGTATTTTTTATCTAAATTTAAAGAAGCAGATCAAAAAACTATAGCAAATTATCTTGAAATAGAGCAGACTACAGTTGGAAGTATATTATTAGGTATGGAAAAATCAGGACTTATAGAAAGAAAACAGCATGAAGGAAATAGAAGATCCCTTTATGTTTCTTTGACCGAGAAAGGTAAAGAGTATTCAAAGTGTATGTTAGAAATTTTTGATAGAATAGAAAATAAAGCAATAAAAAATATACCAAAAGATAAACAGGAAGAACTTAAAAGTTTATTAATAGAAATATCTAAATCACTTACAGATAACGGAGTCGAATAA
- a CDS encoding DNA-3-methyladenine glycosylase I, whose protein sequence is MSEICKWAKSEIEIKYHNEEWCKICHDERKLFEMLILENMQAGLSWKCILDKRENMRKAFDNFDYKKISKYDNKKIEELLNDKCIIRNKRKINALIVNANKFIEVQKEFGSFDKYIWSFTEGKQIDNKLDDESPLPARNELSDTISKDMIKRGFKFTGSIIIYSYMQAIGIVNDHSINCSYRNK, encoded by the coding sequence ATGTCAGAAATATGCAAATGGGCTAAAAGCGAAATAGAAATTAAATATCATAATGAAGAATGGTGTAAAATTTGCCATGATGAAAGAAAATTATTTGAAATGCTGATACTTGAAAATATGCAGGCAGGATTAAGTTGGAAATGTATATTAGATAAAAGAGAAAATATGAGAAAGGCATTTGATAATTTCGATTATAAAAAAATATCTAAATACGATAATAAAAAAATAGAAGAACTTTTAAATGATAAATGTATTATAAGAAATAAAAGAAAAATCAATGCTCTTATAGTAAATGCAAATAAATTTATAGAAGTACAAAAAGAGTTTGGAAGTTTTGATAAATATATTTGGTCTTTTACTGAAGGAAAACAAATAGATAATAAATTAGATGATGAAAGCCCGCTTCCGGCAAGAAATGAATTATCAGATACTATAAGTAAAGATATGATAAAAAGAGGATTTAAATTTACAGGAAGTATAATAATTTACAGTTATATGCAGGCTATAGGAATTGTAAATGATCATTCAATTAATTGCAGCTACCGTAACAAATAA
- the trxA gene encoding thioredoxin — MSVQELKTDNFEAAIGGDKAILVDFFAEWCGPCKMQTPVLHKVADQYADKMNFGAVNVDEAEEVAAKYGVQSIPTLMVFKGGELVKRAEGMKNEAQLKEWLKEYL; from the coding sequence ATGTCAGTACAAGAATTAAAAACAGATAATTTTGAAGCAGCTATAGGCGGAGATAAAGCCATATTAGTTGATTTTTTCGCTGAATGGTGCGGACCTTGTAAAATGCAGACTCCTGTATTACATAAAGTAGCAGATCAATATGCTGATAAAATGAATTTTGGTGCTGTTAACGTTGATGAAGCAGAGGAAGTTGCTGCTAAATACGGTGTTCAGTCTATACCTACTTTAATGGTATTCAAAGGCGGAGAACTTGTTAAAAGAGCTGAAGGTATGAAAAATGAAGCTCAATTAAAAGAATGGTTAAAAGAATATCTATAA
- the glmM gene encoding phosphoglucosamine mutase, giving the protein MPTLKTSISGIRGIIGDGLDIKAVVDYTSAFACLFPKKAKILVARDTRITGESILNAVVSTLTASGINVIDIGITPTPTALYMVEKLKIHGGIMISASHNPIEWNALKLIGKGGHFLDEKSVNEVIKLYDKKASRFVKALETGTYEKIDNAIEEHIKRILRWIDADKIKKANFKVACDYVNGTGLFATPPLLKALGVKEVSINKEHTGKFAHIAEPSAASMKNLSDLVKKNKVNIGFTQDPDADRLALVLDDGTIVSEEYTLALCAKYLWLVGKGNAAVNLSTSRMIDDLAKEKGYSVDRTKIGEINVSSHVVKNKLYFGGEGNGGIIVPAVTPGRDSLLGIALILELMAKTGKTITELVNEIPKYEIVKEKLEVSKIDEDKFLKQVKEEYPKAKITTIDGIKIDLEEGWLHVRSSNTEPIVRIIAEAKSKKEAKELITSAMNMIKGVKTAVKPAKETKSKEVKPKKEVSKKTKK; this is encoded by the coding sequence ATGCCTACTTTAAAAACAAGCATATCAGGAATCAGAGGAATAATAGGAGATGGTTTAGATATAAAAGCTGTAGTTGATTATACTTCAGCATTTGCATGTCTTTTTCCAAAAAAAGCAAAAATTTTAGTAGCAAGAGACACAAGAATAACAGGAGAATCTATATTAAATGCAGTTGTATCAACATTAACTGCATCCGGTATAAATGTAATAGATATAGGTATAACTCCTACACCTACAGCTCTATATATGGTAGAAAAATTAAAAATACATGGCGGTATAATGATATCTGCAAGTCATAATCCTATAGAATGGAATGCATTAAAACTTATAGGAAAAGGCGGACATTTCTTAGATGAAAAATCAGTTAATGAAGTTATTAAACTTTATGATAAAAAAGCATCAAGATTCGTTAAAGCATTAGAAACAGGTACTTATGAAAAGATAGATAATGCTATAGAAGAACATATTAAAAGAATATTAAGATGGATAGATGCTGATAAAATAAAAAAGGCTAATTTCAAAGTTGCATGCGATTATGTTAATGGTACAGGATTATTTGCTACTCCTCCCCTACTTAAAGCATTAGGAGTAAAAGAAGTTTCTATAAACAAAGAACATACAGGAAAATTCGCTCATATTGCTGAGCCTTCTGCAGCAAGTATGAAAAATTTATCTGATTTAGTTAAAAAAAATAAAGTTAATATAGGATTCACTCAGGACCCAGATGCTGACAGACTTGCATTAGTTCTTGATGACGGTACTATTGTAAGCGAGGAATATACTTTGGCTTTATGTGCTAAATATTTATGGCTTGTTGGCAAAGGAAATGCTGCTGTAAACTTATCTACTTCAAGAATGATAGATGATTTAGCTAAGGAAAAAGGATATTCTGTTGATCGTACAAAAATAGGAGAAATAAATGTTTCTTCTCATGTTGTAAAAAATAAATTATACTTCGGCGGAGAAGGAAATGGAGGAATAATAGTTCCTGCTGTAACTCCTGGAAGAGATTCTCTTTTGGGTATAGCATTAATATTAGAATTAATGGCTAAAACAGGAAAAACTATTACTGAACTTGTAAATGAAATACCAAAATATGAAATAGTTAAAGAAAAATTGGAAGTATCTAAGATAGATGAAGATAAATTCTTAAAACAAGTTAAAGAAGAGTATCCTAAAGCTAAAATCACAACTATTGACGGTATAAAAATAGATTTGGAAGAGGGGTGGCTTCATGTACGCTCATCAAATACAGAGCCTATAGTAAGAATTATTGCTGAAGCTAAAAGTAAAAAAGAAGCTAAGGAATTAATTACTTCTGCTATGAATATGATAAAGGGAGTAAAAACTGCTGTTAAGCCTGCAAAAGAAACAAAATCTAAAGAAGTCAAACCTAAAAAAGAAGTAAGCAAAAAAACTAAAAAATAA